In the Dendrosporobacter quercicolus genome, AAAACGCGATCCTGACGGTTCGCGTTTTTTTATTTCTCCAAGGGTTTTATATCCGCAAAAGTCACTGATTCCACCAGTATTACATCAATGCCAATCTTAACAATTTTCTCCCAGGGAATGACAATATCGGTATTGCGGCCGAATAATCCCAGGATTTTTCCTGACCCCGGAACTACAATCGCCGTAAGTTTACCGGAATCAACATCT is a window encoding:
- a CDS encoding YlmC/YmxH family sporulation protein, with translation MVKLRNSNSEYSSCISDLKMKEVINIIDGKRLGAITDIEIDVDSGKLTAIVVPGSGKILGLFGRNTDIVIPWEKIVKIGIDVILVESVTFADIKPLEK